Below is a window of Helicobacteraceae bacterium DNA.
CGTCAAAATAACGCGGATTTCACAATGACAAAAACGCCCGTCTGGACGCTGACGGAGATTTTGCAAACATATCTGCCAACGCAAGATCAGGCGATTGATTTTTGCAAGATCGACGTAGAGGGATACGAAAGATATGTGTTGCTTGGTCTTGATTTCGCCAAGTTTAGACCGGCTGTATTCTGCGTCGAATCCACAATTCCCGGCAGTAGCGTGCCTTGCCATAAGAGGTTTGAGGACGTTCTTGTTAATAACGGCTATGAGATCGTCTATATATACAGTATTAACCGATACTACGTCGATATGCGCCGCGACGACGCGGAGCGTATTTTGGAAAACTTTCTGCGTATAGGGTGGAAAGAAAAAAAGATTAAAACGATAGACTTTAGAAATATGGGCGATTCGATTCGCAATTTTATTCGTTATCCAAAAAGAGCGCTTCGTCCCATCGGACGCTCCATCAAGGATATGTTGCGACTTAGGTAGAGGGCGCTTAAGGATTATTTGGGATTTGCTAAAATCGCCCTGATTTTAACTCGATAGAGGGAGTGGGCGATGAAAGAGATTTTCAGCCGCTTTAGCGTTCGTAAGTTTCAAGACAGGCAAGTAGAGCCTGAAAAGGTCGAAAAACTACTCCGCGCGGCGATGCAGGCGCCAAGCGCGGGCAATCAGCAGCCGTGGGAGTTCTTGATTATAACTAAGCAAGAGAGCAAAGAGGCGATAGCGAGTATCTGCCCATATAGCAAGCCGCTATTAGGCGCGCCGCTGGGAATTATGGTTCTGCAAAACGGCGCGAAACTACATTACCCCGAAAACGTTCAGCAGGATTTGGGCGCGGCGTGCCAAAATATTCTGCTAGAAGCCGTGTATTTAGGGCTTGGCGGCGTTTGGATGGCGATTATGGACATTAAGCCGCAGATGAAGGGGATCAAAGAGCGTTTCAAACTACCCGATCATATAGAGGCGTTCGCCACGATCGCGATCGGCTACCCCGCCGAAAGCAAAACGCCTAAGCTCCGCTACGACGAGAAGCGCGTCCATTACGAGGCATACTAAGATTGGAAATCGAGCTTTACAACTTAAATATCGAGCGCGCCGTTTTAAGCTCGATTCTCTTTGAGCCGTCTTACTACGCCGACGCGGCGGAGCGGTTGACGGAGCGCGACTTTTACCTACCCGCGCATCAGGCGATCTTCGCGGCTATGGGCGAATTAAACGCCGATCGCGTCCCGATCGACGAGGAGTTTTTGCGTAAAAGGCTAATTAAAAGCGCTCGATACGACGAAAACGTCATGTTGGACATTTTGGCTACCACGCCGCTGTCCAACACCTACGCCTATATCGACGAGATTAAAGAGCTGGCGTTAAAGCGCGAGATTATTAAGCTCACCACCGAGATTAAACAGGTAGTTTACGAAGAGCAACTTGACGCGGCGGAGTCGATCGATCGCGTGCAAAAACGGATATTTGAACTTGGAAACGACGCCTCTTCCAAGCAATTTAGAAGCGGCGAAGAGATAGCCGCTTCCGCGCTGGAAAGGATCGAGGCTATCAAGGCGCGCGGCAACAAACTTGTAACGGGCTTGGACACGGGCTTTCACGGGTTAAACAAAATGACTAACGGCTTTCACGCGGGCGATATGATTGTGCTTGGGGCGCGTCCTAGCATGGGCAAGACCGCGTTTGCCGTGAATCTTACCGCGAACGTTTTAGGAAACGACGAGGGCGTGGCGATCTTCAGTCTTGAGATGTCGGCGGAGGACCTTATGTTCCGTCTCTTGTCGATCAAGACAGGTCTGCCCATGAGCAAAATCAAGGTGGGCGATCTCGACGACAACGAATGGGCGCGCTTACTCGACGCGGCGGATTTTTTTGGGCGGAGCAAGCTGTTTGTGGACGACGATTCGTCGCTGAATATCAATAAACTTAGAAGCCGTCTTAGGCATTTGAAAATACAGCGTCCCGAAATCAAATTGGCGATTATCGACTATATAGGCTTGATGGCGGATCAAAATCGCGCGGATACCAATCGGCAACAGCAGATCAGCGATATTTCGCGCGGGATTAAAATTCTAGCGCGGGAACTTGAGATACCAATCCTTGTCTTGTGCCAATTAAATAGAGGGCTGGAAAACCGCGACGAAAAGCGCCCGAAGCTCGCCGACATACGCGAAAGCGGTTCGATCGAGCAGGATGCGGATATTGTGATGTTTGTTCATCGCGAGGACGTTTACGCCGCGAAAGAGGAAAAAGAAAAGAAGAAAAAGGCGCTAAAAGAGGGCAAAGACTATCGATCGGAGTTTAAAGAAAAGCCCGAAGAGGAAGCGGAGATTATTATAGAAAAGCACCGAAACGGAGAGACCGGCACAATTAAGATGATCTTCCAAAAAGCCTTTACGCGCTTTATTGACGACGATCTTCATTTAAGCGCGCAGACTCGGTATTACCGCGATACGCGCGTAGAAGTGGAATACAAAAACGCGGATATGCCGCCGCTTTAGTGGAACGGCTCGATCTATTTTATTCGTTCAAATCGCTCGCCCTATTTATAGCCGTTTGCGCGGCGGCGCTTAGCGTTAATCTGTTTTTTGAATACAGCCGGTTTTTGGAGCTGAAAAAACAAAAGTTTTGCGATATTAACGCCACGATCGCAAGGCAGACGCTAAAACTAAATAAAAACGGCAAAGCCTATTGGACATTGCGTCTTGAAAGCAAAGAGCGCGGCGTATTTTTTACCTCCACTTTTGAGGATTTGCGCGACGATTTAACTAAGAGCGACGTCTCTCTTACGATCATAACGGAGAATATCGGTTTTCTCGACTTTATGCGAGGTTTCTACGCGCCTAGTTTTAAGATTTCGATCCTGCCGTCGTTTTATGAAGTAAAAAGCGATAGCCTATACGATCGCGCCGTATCGTTTATCGCCGATCAGCACGAAAACGCGTATATGCGCGAGCTATTTCCAGCGATATTTTTCGCTTCGCCGCAAAGCGCGGAGCTAAGATCGGCGGTAGTCAAATACGCCGCCGCTCATCTAATCGCTTTGAGCGGTATGCATTTAAGCGTTTTGTCGCTGGTTTTGGGCGCGCTCGTAGGCTTTCCGTATCGCATATTGCAGTCGAGGTTTTTCCCTTGGCGAAACGGTTTCTACGATCTCAGCGCGATCGCGATCGCCGTTTTTGGAGTTTATCTTATTTTTACGGGCGTGGTTCCCTCTTTGCTTCGAGCTTACGCGATGTTTATATTCGGACTGTTTCTGTTTGCTAGACATATTAAAGTCGTTAGTTTTGAAACGCTTCTTATCGTTTCGCTCGCGCTGATCGCCTTCGCGCCGAGACTGCTTTTTTCGATCGGATTTTTGCTTAGCGTCGCGGGCGTGTTTTATATATTTTTATATCTGCGGTATTTTGGCGATCGATCTAAAATCGCGATCGCGATCGGCATGTCGATCTATGTCTTTGCCGCCATGCTTCCGATTGTGCATTATTTCTTCCCTCCTACGGCGCATACGCAACTGCTTAGTCCTATATTGACGCTAATTTATACGCCGTTTTATATTTTAGAGATTATTTTGCACGCGATCGGTTTAGGCGATCTATTAGATTCCGCGTTGATCGCCTTTTTTAACGTTAGCGTTTCTCAGTGGGATTTTTCCGTTCCGCTTTGGCTATGCTTAAGCTATATCGCGCTTAGTCTCGCGGCGATATTTAGTCATTACGCGCATTATGTTTTTGTAGCGACGCTTATTTTGTGGCTATTCTGGCAGTATTTGCTTACTCCCATGCGGCTTTAATTTTACTTTTTCCACTCGATATGTCCGTTTACATTATTCCGTTCAAACACCTCTAATATCTCTTCGCAAAAACGTTTGGTTTCATCATCGCCCAAAGTTTTAGAGAGTTCATACAAGCGAATAAACATCTTTTTACCGGTTTCGGTTTGCTTATAATGCTTCTTTTTAATATTATGTTGCGCGCACAACGTTTGAGCATTTTCTATCGTCGCTTTGCCGCCAAGTTCTTTTGGTATTATGTGATCTACGCATAACTCCACGCCGTTTTTGCGCCCTCTGCCGCATATAACGCAACGATAGCCGTCGCGTTTCAAAACAGCTTCTTTTTGCTTTTGGGTGAAATCTTCTAAATATCGGTTTATAATAAGGCTGGGATCGTAACGATATACGCCTTTGCAGATCTTTTGCAATTTACCATCTTGGTGTAATTTTCTAATTTGTCTATCGGGGTCTCTATACGGTTTTCCCGTTATTTCTTTCCATTTTGCCGTTGCCCAATCCACAACTTCCGCATGTTTTATGTCCCTGTTTGGATTATTTTCAAAAAACTTGAATATAAGTTCGGTTTGCGTCATTTGCAGTTCCATATTTCAATTTCGCGCAATATCCTTTTTCTGGATAATTCGCAATAATTTTTATCGATCTCTAACCCAACGGCGACTCTTTTATTGTTTATGGCGGCGATCATAGTCGTGGCGCTGCCAGAAAACGGATCAAACACCACATCGCCTACATAGCTGAATAGTTTAATCGCTCTATAGGGCAGTTGCATAGGAAACGGCGCCGGATGTCCTATACGCTTTTTGCTCTCGCCATTAAACGTCCATAATCCGTTTGTCCACTCCATAAACTCTTTTTTGTCTATGTCGGAAATGCGAGAGCCGCGAGTTTTCTTCCACTCTTCCTTATATAACACTACGACAAGCTCTACGGGCGCTATCACAAACGGAGATGAAGCCGAAAGCCATGATCCCCACGCGGTACGTCTTGAGATGTTACCTTCGTTCCAAACGATTGTCGAATGATATTTCCAGCCAACATCTTGCGCGATTCTTGTTAAGTCGGCGCCGACGCTTTTTTGCCCGCCCTTATTTTTATCAAGCGGGATATTTAGTAAAAAACGCGCTTGCGGAGCGCTCCATATCAAACAATTTTTGATCCAGCGTTCAGAAAAAGCCAAATACTCTTTATAAGTTAATGCGTCGCTGTTTGAGCCGTATTGAATATCCACGTTATAGGGCGGCGACGTTACGATCAGATCGGCGAACTCGCTGCAAAAGGTATCGGTTTCCAGCGCGTCGCCGCGATACAAAACGGCGTTTGAAAACCTGAAGTACTCGTCTTGCGCATTGCCAGGAGATATAACCCGCTCTTGCGCTTTTATTATCTTGATATTACTCATACTTACTTATCGTAATTTCTCTGGGACTTGCGTAGCGTTGATATAATAGCGCTTATGACTTTACTGGGACGCTACGAAGCGGGCGAAAGCGCGCTTATCGCCGCGTTCTCGTATTTTATAAACAGATTGGATCGAGCTTTCTTGCGCGTTTTGCGGAGTTATCGGTTAGATCGCCGCGAGGCAGGCTGCGCGCGGGCTGGCAAGCAAGACGCGCCGCCGTTTAATCTGTTAGATCGGCGCTCTTTTTAACGTTAGCGTTTCTCAGTGGGATTTTTCCGTTCCGCTTTGGCTATGCTTAAGCTATATCGCGCTTAGTATCGCGGCGATATTTAGTCGTTACGCGCATTATGTTTTTGTAGCGACGCTTATTTTGTGGCTATTTTGGCAATATCTGATTGTTTTTATCGCCGCTTAGCCGACGAGTCACGACGATCGCTTCTTTGAGCTTTGATTATCTTTAAGGTAATCGGATAATTTGACGCTGTTGGCGCGAAGCAGCGCGTCGAACGCCTCGTCGTCTATTGGCGCGTTTTTGCCGTTGGAGTCGAGCAAAAGGTTGTTCTGCCCGATCAACAGTAGATACTCTTTGTCGCGAAAACGCGCTAGGAGAAAGCGGTTTTTGCCATCGATTGGTTTTTGCCATACGATCGACACGGTCTCTTCTTTAGTTTTGCCTAACAGCCACGAGCCGCTGGAGCCGCCTCTTAAAAGCCGAACCACGATCCACAGCAACAGAAGACAAGCTATGAAAATCCCCGCCAGCATATAGCTTTGCGTCAACTCAATACCGTCAAACGGCGATTTGGGAGGGGCGGCGTCGGCGTCCGCGCTCAAACGAATCGAGAGCGTTTTCTTATCGTCGGATATTACCGCGTTGGCTACAATCTCTCTTTTAGGCGAAATCCTTACGATAGTTTGCCGATCGCGAGGCGATACGCGAAGCGTCGAAACCAGATCGCCTTTTTTTGGCGCGAAAACATAGGGCGACGGAGTTTGCAACTCCTCTATCGTCAGCACGATTTGGGAGTCTTCGCGCGTTTGCGATATTTTGCCGTTAAACGCCGAATCCAGAAAAAGCGTTAACTCTAGAGTACCGTCGATAAAGTCCGTTCTAGCGTCTTTTACAGCCGCCGCGCATAACGCGGATAAGCACAAAAACCAAATAACGACGACTCGTTTCAATTTGTCTCTTTCGCAAAATAGTAAAGCGCCGCGTTAGCGTCTAGCACCTCGTTGACGCGGATCGCGAGATTTTTTTCATAAACCATCACCTCGCCGCGCCCGATAATCCGTCCGTTGACATATATTTCCACCGATTCGCCGGCGGGCTTGCCAAGATCGATTACCGATCCGCGCTCCAAATTTAGCACTTCGCGCAAAGGCAGCGTGGTTTGCCCTAAATCGGACACAAGCTCGATCTCCATCGCCAGCAACTCTGAAAAATCGGGGATCATCTCGTCGGCGTTTTTTGCCTCTTGATTCGTTTGGTTCGTCATTGCCGTTCCCGTTTAGCGGATATGGTAAATACGTCGTTAGCGAAAAGAAAATGTAAAATTATCTCCGCGTCGTTGCGAATCGGTTTTGATCCGCCCTCGAAACGCGGCGTCGATATGGCGAATTGTAATCCGCGATCGGAGGCGACGGCTTTGGCGCGTCCCGCGACGGCGTTGGACGCTTCCTTTAGCAGATCGCGCAACTCCTCGTCGCTCGGCGATTCTATATTTAGAAAGAGTCCCGCCATTTTTTTAAGAACGGGTTTTGAGATATGTATTTTTACGTTCCATCTTTCGTCGCCGATAACGTCGATACTAGCCGTCCAAGCGCGTTTGCGCGGCGTTGAAGCCGTTAACCTCGCCTTGTCCGCAAGCATTTCGCGAGCGAAATACTCGGCGGCTTCAACCAGAGCTTTCTCCAGATTCATATCTCCGCGCCTTTATCTAACCAAGCGTTATTTTAGCCGCGCGGGCTTAAAAGTATGGGTATAATTCGAGGTTTTGTAACAATCGGCGGAAAAAATGGAATATCTGTTATTTTTATGCGTCGGCGCGGTCGCGGGCGTAACATCGGGCTTTTTCGGCATCGGCGGCGGGCTTGTGGTCGTGCCGCTATGCGTTCTTTTGGGCGAGGGCGTGAAATCGGCGATCGCGCTTTCGTCTATGCAGATGACCTTTTCGTCGATACTGGGCAGTTATTCGCATATCAAAAACGGAATGTTCAGCCCCCGCGATTACGCGTGGCTTGGGTTAGGCGGCGTGAGCGGCGCGGCGCTAGGCGCGTATCTGTTAGGGTTCGTTTCGACGCATTTTGCCGCGCTATTTTTCTTGATTATGCTAATTATCGGCTTTTTGCGCATTGTAACCGCTAAAGCCGAAGGCGATAAAAACGCTAAAACGCCGCCGCATTTTTTGGCGTTTGCCGTCGGATTTCTCGTCGGTATCTACGCGGGAATGACGGGCGTTGGCGGCGGCTTTTTGCTGGTGGCGATTATGACGGGTTTTCTTGGCGCGCCGATCAAAAACGCGGTGGCGATCAGCCTCTTTTTCGTGCTTT
It encodes the following:
- a CDS encoding FkbM family methyltransferase, which codes for TPATASDSVNENTAPPKSAGVGSPPPPPRRRKFWFLPTKSRFISFSQVREDWILYNAFGEKQSGFYIDVGAADPHSLSVTKLLYSLGWCGINIEPRPDMFAKLQEARPRDVNVNLGCSDQKSELEFAVYGDLSSCDPQTIDSLRQNNADFTMTKTPVWTLTEILQTYLPTQDQAIDFCKIDVEGYERYVLLGLDFAKFRPAVFCVESTIPGSSVPCHKRFEDVLVNNGYEIVYIYSINRYYVDMRRDDAERILENFLRIGWKEKKIKTIDFRNMGDSIRNFIRYPKRALRPIGRSIKDMLRLR
- a CDS encoding nitroreductase family protein, giving the protein MKEIFSRFSVRKFQDRQVEPEKVEKLLRAAMQAPSAGNQQPWEFLIITKQESKEAIASICPYSKPLLGAPLGIMVLQNGAKLHYPENVQQDLGAACQNILLEAVYLGLGGVWMAIMDIKPQMKGIKERFKLPDHIEAFATIAIGYPAESKTPKLRYDEKRVHYEAY
- a CDS encoding replicative DNA helicase codes for the protein MEIELYNLNIERAVLSSILFEPSYYADAAERLTERDFYLPAHQAIFAAMGELNADRVPIDEEFLRKRLIKSARYDENVMLDILATTPLSNTYAYIDEIKELALKREIIKLTTEIKQVVYEEQLDAAESIDRVQKRIFELGNDASSKQFRSGEEIAASALERIEAIKARGNKLVTGLDTGFHGLNKMTNGFHAGDMIVLGARPSMGKTAFAVNLTANVLGNDEGVAIFSLEMSAEDLMFRLLSIKTGLPMSKIKVGDLDDNEWARLLDAADFFGRSKLFVDDDSSLNINKLRSRLRHLKIQRPEIKLAIIDYIGLMADQNRADTNRQQQISDISRGIKILARELEIPILVLCQLNRGLENRDEKRPKLADIRESGSIEQDADIVMFVHREDVYAAKEEKEKKKKALKEGKDYRSEFKEKPEEEAEIIIEKHRNGETGTIKMIFQKAFTRFIDDDLHLSAQTRYYRDTRVEVEYKNADMPPL
- a CDS encoding ComEC/Rec2 family competence protein, with the protein product MERLDLFYSFKSLALFIAVCAAALSVNLFFEYSRFLELKKQKFCDINATIARQTLKLNKNGKAYWTLRLESKERGVFFTSTFEDLRDDLTKSDVSLTIITENIGFLDFMRGFYAPSFKISILPSFYEVKSDSLYDRAVSFIADQHENAYMRELFPAIFFASPQSAELRSAVVKYAAAHLIALSGMHLSVLSLVLGALVGFPYRILQSRFFPWRNGFYDLSAIAIAVFGVYLIFTGVVPSLLRAYAMFIFGLFLFARHIKVVSFETLLIVSLALIAFAPRLLFSIGFLLSVAGVFYIFLYLRYFGDRSKIAIAIGMSIYVFAAMLPIVHYFFPPTAHTQLLSPILTLIYTPFYILEIILHAIGLGDLLDSALIAFFNVSVSQWDFSVPLWLCLSYIALSLAAIFSHYAHYVFVATLILWLFWQYLLTPMRL
- a CDS encoding HNH endonuclease: MQMTQTELIFKFFENNPNRDIKHAEVVDWATAKWKEITGKPYRDPDRQIRKLHQDGKLQKICKGVYRYDPSLIINRYLEDFTQKQKEAVLKRDGYRCVICGRGRKNGVELCVDHIIPKELGGKATIENAQTLCAQHNIKKKHYKQTETGKKMFIRLYELSKTLGDDETKRFCEEILEVFERNNVNGHIEWKK
- a CDS encoding site-specific DNA-methyltransferase, giving the protein MSNIKIIKAQERVISPGNAQDEYFRFSNAVLYRGDALETDTFCSEFADLIVTSPPYNVDIQYGSNSDALTYKEYLAFSERWIKNCLIWSAPQARFLLNIPLDKNKGGQKSVGADLTRIAQDVGWKYHSTIVWNEGNISRRTAWGSWLSASSPFVIAPVELVVVLYKEEWKKTRGSRISDIDKKEFMEWTNGLWTFNGESKKRIGHPAPFPMQLPYRAIKLFSYVGDVVFDPFSGSATTMIAAINNKRVAVGLEIDKNYCELSRKRILREIEIWNCK
- the fliN gene encoding flagellar motor switch protein FliN, which encodes MTNQTNQEAKNADEMIPDFSELLAMEIELVSDLGQTTLPLREVLNLERGSVIDLGKPAGESVEIYVNGRIIGRGEVMVYEKNLAIRVNEVLDANAALYYFAKETN
- a CDS encoding chemotaxis protein CheX, which encodes MNLEKALVEAAEYFAREMLADKARLTASTPRKRAWTASIDVIGDERWNVKIHISKPVLKKMAGLFLNIESPSDEELRDLLKEASNAVAGRAKAVASDRGLQFAISTPRFEGGSKPIRNDAEIILHFLFANDVFTISAKRERQ
- a CDS encoding sulfite exporter TauE/SafE family protein, translated to MEYLLFLCVGAVAGVTSGFFGIGGGLVVVPLCVLLGEGVKSAIALSSMQMTFSSILGSYSHIKNGMFSPRDYAWLGLGGVSGAALGAYLLGFVSTHFAALFFLIMLIIGFLRIVTAKAEGDKNAKTPPHFLAFAVGFLVGIYAGMTGVGGGFLLVAIMTGFLGAPIKNAVAISLFFVLFVGSGAFLSYAVSGMIDFYKGAFLSLGALGGVQGGIWLASKTSPKHHKWAVVIVYILMIAIMIYKIAKGEI